A genomic segment from Bartonella ancashensis encodes:
- a CDS encoding helix-turn-helix domain-containing protein, with the protein MKKQHKSSIQYSTYIITLIYNIQLISKFGDENNVTRSTVKPIPAKQRDTNRIKIMSNLKFFRKKIGLSTKKLAELAETSQAQISRLESGHRKLTKEWAIRLAPHLAITPKQLMFAEQTANSLDEQIQNMLEHLSHDKKVKLLDFLSSFYQETEDC; encoded by the coding sequence ATGAAAAAGCAACATAAATCAAGCATCCAATATAGTACTTATATTATAACACTGATTTATAACATTCAACTTATATCAAAATTTGGAGATGAAAATAATGTTACCCGAAGCACCGTAAAGCCTATCCCTGCAAAACAAAGAGATACCAATAGGATAAAAATTATGAGTAATTTAAAATTTTTCAGAAAAAAAATAGGTTTAAGCACTAAAAAATTAGCTGAGCTAGCAGAAACTAGCCAAGCACAAATTTCTCGTCTGGAAAGCGGACATAGAAAATTAACAAAAGAATGGGCAATACGCCTAGCACCTCACTTAGCTATAACTCCTAAGCAATTAATGTTTGCAGAACAAACAGCCAATAGCTTAGATGAACAAATACAAAACATGTTAGAACATCTAAGCCATGACAAAAAAGTCAAACTTCTTGATTTTCTTTCCTCATTTTATCAAGAAACAGAAGATTGTTAA
- a CDS encoding helix-turn-helix domain-containing protein, whose amino-acid sequence MFKLKSYLTENNITYAEFAMSIGVSQASIARYINRKRFPHPKIVKKIAKVTDNHISPNDWYQ is encoded by the coding sequence ATGTTTAAGCTAAAATCATATTTAACAGAAAATAATATTACTTACGCGGAGTTTGCGATGTCTATAGGGGTCTCGCAAGCATCAATAGCACGATACATAAATAGAAAAAGATTTCCTCATCCTAAAATAGTAAAAAAGATAGCAAAGGTTACGGATAATCACATAAGTCCTAACGATTGGTATCAATAA
- a CDS encoding DUF1376 domain-containing protein translates to MLTKSFWYRFFPSDWISETTGMKSYQISTYMMLMLLMYKKRQPIFDNACILARISGCSVKTFNEALDFLLSDEKIIRLEDGRLWSLEVEEELKNSDENLNKFSERASKAANARWQNHKKTESDNKNNAHDAKHKNAKHAKNAKHVMHTKNAQSDACDDKQNDAKKHSNDDANKHSERASRAAKERWKNHEKSDSCINLLTGNVSKNNAKNAKHDACDANNITIHNITYNKKITLSSYQKKIRKRMLNWTFLNF, encoded by the coding sequence ATGTTAACTAAGTCGTTTTGGTATCGATTTTTCCCATCTGATTGGATTTCTGAGACTACCGGAATGAAATCGTATCAAATATCAACTTACATGATGTTGATGTTGCTCATGTATAAAAAGAGGCAGCCAATTTTTGATAATGCTTGTATATTAGCACGCATTTCTGGTTGTTCGGTAAAGACTTTTAATGAGGCATTAGATTTTTTACTAAGTGATGAGAAAATCATACGTTTAGAAGATGGTCGTTTATGGAGTCTAGAAGTTGAAGAAGAACTCAAAAACTCCGATGAGAACTTAAATAAGTTTTCGGAGAGAGCTTCCAAGGCAGCCAATGCAAGATGGCAAAATCATAAAAAAACAGAAAGTGATAATAAAAATAATGCACATGATGCGAAGCATAAAAATGCTAAGCATGCTAAAAATGCTAAGCATGTTATGCATACTAAAAACGCTCAAAGTGATGCTTGTGATGACAAGCAGAATGATGCTAAAAAACATTCGAATGATGATGCTAACAAGCATTCAGAGCGAGCATCTAGAGCAGCTAAGGAAAGATGGAAAAATCACGAAAAATCAGATAGTTGTATAAATTTATTAACAGGAAATGTTAGTAAAAATAATGCTAAAAATGCTAAACATGATGCTTGCGATGCTAATAACATAACAATACATAACATAACATATAATAAAAAAATAACTCTATCGAGTTATCAAAAAAAGATCAGGAAACGGATGCTAAATTGGACGTTTCTGAATTTTTAG